A DNA window from Drosophila biarmipes strain raj3 chromosome 2R, RU_DBia_V1.1, whole genome shotgun sequence contains the following coding sequences:
- the LOC108022546 gene encoding uncharacterized protein LOC108022546 isoform X9: MSKKMWQKIFKSKAQKPQPLAKINKRHSRVVYEEYQQLGDLLAAESGQLCFGSEKENEMENACGNGSASGNSSCSINIFEQPPLQSSFNSLELSEAHQLQQPRQQQLSTFSRVRNTFSLRRNSRKLGTAKPSESDEAAPATEDATAAALTNNGPGHRRQRVVIVVNKIDVATNSPSNHLHANPPAHTTETAINSTTSSTTDPEAEVPMRGAEDDPLPPPPLTSGSSLPVPEYVPEQAKQLTPCPCCSRTFVVDALRKHVVICEKSSKKRKIFDSSRQRRDGTALSTYVLPKNFGLPNAERTAGLPSPPTTSREAMTTSVNAGPPEPVNSPQPVRRKSQTEMVRSTARASLRKAASTLSSNSATEAPAGPPAAAAAPLVRERSLARRIKAPACDRCPHCERTFNPKAFDRHVEWCKEKAIQNTIKSTNSQETSKAKERLEARKQYKPPNLKTKRSLARDKYSGNHEELLEAGEIAAPKPGMMSLSMTSSVHSDNTQTQVSRPRTSAGSGGGGGRGKATSAATQNQVSLYHEDPPSSPPPRERALVRPSKPSKPESCNEIDDTMERLRTGDALQLAKLDCVEAPVLRPAGRRRSGCKVDKIDKEISLPHLPQVTMTFDELNGLIKRKGGKPICNVEMDEQEIAGLASKHHSSKSLVRQARRRICTKENPNLELRALQQGSVVSKDVQFASLDSSLVPLERMQRKAYSGSEEDSPRAEIQIKLEATTMRTVCRPSKKSGQGVQMISNSEPMRALPMPGLKQSLEAINQSMGQTVLPKLELGNEREEYETEETDEPDNYTSELEDEYEEQEDPIVRAAKLIELAKSMSKRNPGLEEDIQSEEEDHEQEREEEDEEREEPDQEQEQEERPLKLPPLTKRNSNVSRRLVLLEQDENGTMYIKSAPNSKGRSNSGLGDKYDPFLSAKRQLEELCSPSTPPPEEEVTTTTTTTTSTVRTPKTPTPSIAMTTSLTTTTTKPAQIAQKTTPASSFRRTSSLRGPRRTPMLNSRPLFATNYRPTIQRGLSDEGPISTNFLKPEEFDEMPVRAACGNDFHSPRVVRRDTSASNRKQLLKLPVGSGTNEAPSQAGRSVAKTDSLAVFLKYEHELEQLNAKAAELAAANQLTSKEQKDKSNTLSKQNSAKSLGQSTPTQLPPLTPTTVPKSPSGVIKEVVNYPPVATPLRLEPISSKPVTSMNPPAPLTPIKLESIFGPRRETALGSGGSATASLPGDYIDPKLINACDNLHVNSGISSDASSTPQQLSQSRSRSSSQSTITHERRQSGEARNLLKRKMRLGRNQFLYDASPEDADASSGCSADDEANRSSMEYDEQCWQQQQKQLLANPLPLVMPMVHNALPTFDDFDFEEFLSSFENENEDEQFPLFKDCREFLMNRSTSRQRSFQKATSTPQTTVTATQLNAQPHGLQSKIKDNHHAHRSPQDPRMPDERLQRRQSNASSASSQEEKQSRLELEKRTADEEHQQKREIFISIETEANAQGRSPISPESLRHMVGNAQTPIDVLHIENGNEPEHARFRKISDTEDAGDEPGDRSSQATNRLAPSSSGSAVAPNVQLNNAKNLIQQMQSDFRQIGENASASMRRMLIVGNDGGRGGEELRDGNSGGPIQGHAQQQHHQVKANSPLTPSPSADSDELSSLDGYPMSSSHGSRRGASSKLSSDSAYGSSNSPYSLSRQRSTELQTGSPRGQGLLRPHTASAKLSGMMDASTQAQTDYGTLKARQRLFAPDFGNNNGEGSESCSSGSDHSFAAQPNLQQQQQQQQQQQETSNYNYQQQQLQQETSNYNYQQQQQQQEAAQSPPAYNNNNNNSVPMTPTTSEHSLMSNSSTSTSKKMSNFCHECGSKFIIESAKYCMDCGIKRVAL; this comes from the exons ATGAGCAAGAAGATGTGGCAGAAGATCTTCAAATCCAAGGCGCAGAAGCCGCAGCCCTTGGCCAAGATCAACAAGCGGCACAGTCGCGTCGTCTACGAGGAGTACCAGCAGTTAGGCGATCTGCTGGCCGCCGAAAGTGGGCAGCTCTGTTTCGGCagtgaaaaggaaaacgaGATGGAAAATGCCTGTGGAAATGGAAGTGCCAGTGgcaacagcagctgcagcatcaACATTTTCGAGCAGCCGCCGCTGCAAAGTTCTTTCAACTCGCTGGAGCTTAGTGAGGCGCATCAGCTGCAGCAGCCGAGGCAGCAACAGCTGTCAACGTTTTCGCGCGTTCGCAACACATTTTCCCTGAGGAGGAACAGCAGAAAGCTGGGCACGGCCAAGCCAAGTGAGTCGGACGAGGCTGCACCAGCCACCGAGGATGCAACAGCGGCCGCACTCACTAACAATGGGCCGGGCCATCGGCGGCAACGCGTCGTGATCGTTGTCAACAAGATCGATGTGGCCACTAACAGTCCGTCTAACCATTTGCATGCCAATCCCCCAGCACACACAACAGAAACGGCAATTAATTCAA CAACGAGCAGCACCACGGATCCCGAGGCGGAAGTACCGATGCGGGGCGCGGAGGACGACCCGCTGCCCCCGCCGCCACTGACCTCCGGCTCCTCCCTCCCGGTGCCGGAGTACGTCCCGGAGCAGGCCAAGCAGCTGACCCCCTGCCCCTGCTGCAGCCGCACCTTCGTCGTGGACGCCCTGCGGAAGCACGTCGTCATCTGCGAGAAGTCCTCCAAGAAGCGCAAGATCTTCGACTCCTCGAGACAACGCCGCGACGGAACCGCCCTCTCCACCTACGTGCTGCCCAAGAACTTTGGCCTGCCCAATGCTGAACGCACGGCGGGATTGCCCTCTCCTCCGACCACCAGTCGCGAGGCAATGACCACATCGGTGAATGCCGGGCCGCCAGAG CCGGTGAACTCTCCCCAGCCAGTTCGTCGAAAGTCGCAGACCGAAATGGTTCGCTCCACTGCCCGCGCCTCCCTGCGCAAGGCAGCCTCCACACTCTCCTCCAACTCAGCGACAGAGGCTCCAGCTGGGCCGCccgctgctgcggctgctcccCTGGTCCGCGAGAGATCGCTGGCCAGGCGGATCAAGGCACCGGCCTGCGACCGCTGCCCCCACTGCGAACGCACCTTCAACCCAAAGGCCTTCGACCGCCACGTGGAGTGGTGCAAGGAGAAGGCCATCCAGAACACCATTAAGTCCACCAACAGCCAGGAGACCAGCAAGGCCAAGGAGCGCCTGGAGGCCAGGAAGCAGTACAAGCCTCCCAACCTGAA GACCAAAAGATCTCTGGCCCGCGACAAGTACTCTGGCAACCACGAGGAGCTCCTGGAGGCGGGAGAGATCGCGGCACCCAAGCCCGGCATGATGTCCCTTTCGATGACCTCGTCCGTGCACAGTGACAA CACCCAAACTCAAGTTTCAAGACCCCGAACCTCGGCAGGAtctggaggaggtggaggtCGTGGCAAAGCGACCTCAGCGGCCACCCAGAACCAGGTCAGCCTGTACCACGAGGATCCACCATCCTCGCCACCTCCAAGGGAACGTGCTCTAGTGCGTCCCTCCAAGCCATCCAAGCCAGAGTCCTGCAACGAAATCGACGACACCATGGAGCGCCTGAGGACTGGAGATGCCCTCCAGTTGGCCAAACTGGACTGCGTGGAGGCGCCTGTGCTCCGACCAGCCGGACGCCGCAGGAGCGGATGCAAAGTGGACAAAATCGACAAAGAAATCAGCCTGCCCCATCTTCCCCAAGTAACCATGACtttcgacgagctcaacgGGTTGATCAAGCGCAAAG GCGGCAAGCCCATTTGCAATGTGGAGATGGACGAGCAGGAAATCGCTGGTCTGGCCTCCAAACACCACTCCTCCAAATCGCTGGTGCGACAGGCACGTCGACGTATTTGCACCAAGGAGAACCCTAATCTGGAGCTCAGAGCGTTGCAACAGGGCTCGGTGGTGTCCAAGGACGTCCAGTTCGCCTCCCTGGACTCCAGTTTGGTGCCCCTGGAGCGAATGCAACGCAAGGCTTACTCTGGATCCGAGGAGGACTCCCCGAGGGCGGAGATCCAGATCAAGCTGGAGGCCACAACCATGCGCACAGTGTGCCGACCCTCGAAGAAGTCGGGTCAGGGTGTCCAAATGATCAGCAACTCGGAACCCATGCGAGCTTTGCCCATGCCAGGACTGAAGCAGAGTCTGGAGGCCATTAACCAGTCCATGGGGCAGACGGTTCTCCCAAAACTagagctgggaaacgagcggGAGGAGTACGAAACGGAGGAGACAGATGAGCCGGATAACTACACCAGTGAACTGGAGGATGAGTACGAAGAGCAGGAGGACCCTATAGTGCGAGCTGCCAAGCTGATCGAGCTTGCCAAGTCGATGTCCAAGAGGAATCCTGGATTGGAGGAGGATATACAAAGTGAGGAAGAGGATCATGAGCAGGAGcgcgaggaggaggatgaaGAGCGGGAAGAGCCAGACCAGgaacaggagcaggaggagcgtCCACTGAAGCTGCCCCCTTTGACCAAACGGAATAGCAACGTCAGTCGCCGTCTGGTGCTCCTTGAGCAGGATGAGAATGGCACTATGTATATCAAGTCTGCTCCTAATTCCAAAGGCCGTTCGAATAG CGGCCTGGGAGACAAATACGATCCCTTCCTCTCGGCCAAGCGACAGCTGGAGGAGCTCTGCTCACCCAGCACGCCgccgccggaggaggaggtgaccaccaccaccactacTACAACTAGTACCGTCCGAACACCAAAAACACCTACGCCCAGTATAGCTATGACCACATCTTTGACCACGACAACGACTAAACCAGCGCAGATTGCCCAGAAGACCACGCCGGCCTCCAGTTTCCGACGCACTTCATCGCTAAGGGGTCCCCGTCGCACTCCGATGCTAAACAGTCGCCCCCTGTTCGCCACCAACTATCGCCCTACCATTCAGCGGGGTCTCTCCGATGAGGGACCCATCTCCACCAACTTCCTGAAACCGGAGGAGTTCGATGAGATGCCAGTAAGGGCAGCCTGTGGCAACGACTTCCACAGTCCTCGGGTGGTGCGTCGAGATACCAGTGCCTCCAACCGCAAGCAGCTGCTAAAGTTGCCAGTGGGATCTGGAACAAACGAAGCACCATCCCAGGCCGGACGCAGTGTGGCTAAGACTGACTCCCTGGCCGTGTTCCTCAAGTACGAGCACGAGCTGGAGCAGCTGAATGCCAAGGCGGCGGAGCTGGCAGCGGCCAACCAGTTGACCAGCAAGGAGCAGAAGGACAAGAGCAACACGCTGAGTAAGCAGAACTCGGCCAAGAGCCTGGGTCAGAGCACTCCCACGCAGTTGCCTCCATTGACTCCAACGACGGTGCCGAAATCGCCAAGTGGTGTGATCAAGGAGGTGGTCAACTATCCACCGGTGGCCACGCCCTTGCGACTGGAACCCATCAGTAGTAAGCCAGTGACGAGCATGAATCCTCCAGCTCCTCTCACACCCATAAAGCTGGAGAGCATATTTGGTCCCAGGAGGGAAACGGCCTTGGGTTCGGGAGGATCAGCTACAGCTTCACTTCCGGGTGACTACATAGATCCCAAGCTGATAAACGCCTGCGATAATCTGCATGTCAACAGCGGCATATCCTCGGACGCCAGCTCCACGCCCCAGCAGTTGTCCCAGAGTCGCAGCCGGAGCAGCTCTCAGTCCACCATCACGCACGAGCGCAGGCAATCCGGCGAGGCCAGGAACCTGCTGAAGCGCAAGATGCGACTGGGACGCAACCAGTTTCTGTACGACGCCTCTCCAGAGGACGCGGACGCCTCCTCGGGCTGCTCGGCGGACGACGAGGCCAACCGCTCCTCCATGGAGTACGACGAGCAAtgctggcagcagcagcagaagcagctgCTGGCCAATCCCCTGCCGCTGGTCATGCCCATGGTGCACAACGCCTTGCCCACCTTCGACGACTTCGACTTCGAGGAGTTCCTCTCCTCATTCGAGAACGAGAATGAGGACGAGCAATTCCCGCTGTTCAAGGACTGTCGCGAGTTCCTCATGAATCGCTCGACGAGCAGGCAACGCTCGTTCCAGAAAGCGACTTCGACGCCGCAGACGACAGTCACCGCCACACAGCTCAACGCACAGCCACACGGTCTCCAGTCCAAGATTAAAGACAATCACCACGCCCACAGGTCGCCACAAGATCCCAGGATGCCCGACGAGCGACTGCAGCGCCGGCAGTCGAATGCCTCGAGTGCCAGTAGCCAGGAGGAGAAGCAGAGCCGCCTTGAGTTGGAGAAGCGTACAGCCGACGAGGAGCACCAGCAGAAGCGGGAGATCTTCATCAGTATCGAGACGGAGGCCAATGCCCAGGGCCGCTCGCCCATTTCGCCGGAGTCACTGCGCCACATGGTGGGCAACGCCCAGACGCCCATCGACGTGTTGCACATCGAGAACGGAAACGAGCCGGAGCACGCCAGGTTCAGGAAGATCAGCGACACGGAGGACGCCGGAGACGAGCCCGGGGATCGGTCCAGCCAGGCCACCAACCGACTGGCCCCATCCTCGAGCGGCTCCGCAGTGGCGCCCAACGTGCAGCTGAACAACGCCAAGAACCTGATCCAGcagatgcaaagcgatttccGGCAGATTGGCGAGAACGCCAGTGCCTCCATGCGGCGCATGCTCATTGTGGGCAACGACGGCGGACGAGGGGGCGAGGAGCTCAGGGACGGAAATTCAGGGGGTCCGATTCAGGGTCATgctcagcagcagcatcatcagGTTAAGGCAAACTCCCCACTAACGCCTTCGCCCTCGGCGGACTCGGATGAGCTGAGCAGTCTGGATGGCTACCCCATGTCCTCGTCGCACGGTTCCCGCCGCGGAGCCAGCTCCAAGCTGAGCTCGGATTCGGCATATGGAAG TAGCAACTCACCTTATAGCTTGTCGCGACAGCGCTCCACGGAACTTCAAACGGGCTCACCGCGTGGTCAGGGGCTCCTGCGACCGCATACGGCCAGTGCCAAGCTGTCCGGCATGATGGACGCCTCCACGCAGGCCCAGACCGACTACGGAACCCTCAAGGCTCGCCAGCGGCTCTTTGCCCCTGACTTTGGTAACAACAATGGCGAAGGTTCCGAGTCCTGCAGCAGTGGATCAGACCACTCCTTTGCGGCGCAGCCGAATcttcagcagcaacagcagcaacagcagcagcagcaggagaccagcaactacaactaccagcagcagcagctgcagcaggagaccagcaactacaactaccagcagcagcagcaacagcaggagGCGGCCCAATCCCCACCAGCttacaacaacaataacaacaacagcgtACCGATGACACCCACCACATCCGAGCACTCCCTGATGAGCAACTCGTCCACGAGCACAAGTAAAAAGATGTCGAACTTCTGCCACGAATGTGGCTCCAAGTTCATCATTGAGAGCGCCAAGTACTGCATGGACTGCGGCATCAAGCGGGTGGCACTGTAG
- the LOC108022546 gene encoding uncharacterized protein LOC108022546 isoform X10 — protein sequence MSKKMWQKIFKSKAQKPQPLAKINKRHSRVVYEEYQQLGDLLAAESGQLCFGSEKENEMENACGNGSASGNSSCSINIFEQPPLQSSFNSLELSEAHQLQQPRQQQLSTFSRVRNTFSLRRNSRKLGTAKPTTSSTTDPEAEVPMRGAEDDPLPPPPLTSGSSLPVPEYVPEQAKQLTPCPCCSRTFVVDALRKHVVICEKSSKKRKIFDSSRQRRDGTALSTYVLPKNFGLPNAERTAGLPSPPTTSREAMTTSVNAGPPEPVNSPQPVRRKSQTEMVRSTARASLRKAASTLSSNSATEAPAGPPAAAAAPLVRERSLARRIKAPACDRCPHCERTFNPKAFDRHVEWCKEKAIQNTIKSTNSQETSKAKERLEARKQYKPPNLKTKRSLARDKYSGNHEELLEAGEIAAPKPGMMSLSMTSSVHSDNTQTQVSRPRTSAGSGGGGGRGKATSAATQNQVSLYHEDPPSSPPPRERALVRPSKPSKPESCNEIDDTMERLRTGDALQLAKLDCVEAPVLRPAGRRRSGCKVDKIDKEISLPHLPQVTMTFDELNGLIKRKGGKPICNVEMDEQEIAGLASKHHSSKSLVRQARRRICTKENPNLELRALQQGSVVSKDVQFASLDSSLVPLERMQRKAYSGSEEDSPRAEIQIKLEATTMRTVCRPSKKSGQGVQMISNSEPMRALPMPGLKQSLEAINQSMGQTVLPKLELGNEREEYETEETDEPDNYTSELEDEYEEQEDPIVRAAKLIELAKSMSKRNPGLEEDIQSEEEDHEQEREEEDEEREEPDQEQEQEERPLKLPPLTKRNSNVSRRLVLLEQDENGTMYIKSAPNSKGRSNSGLGDKYDPFLSAKRQLEELCSPSTPPPEEEVTTTTTTTTSTVRTPKTPTPSIAMTTSLTTTTTKPAQIAQKTTPASSFRRTSSLRGPRRTPMLNSRPLFATNYRPTIQRGLSDEGPISTNFLKPEEFDEMPVRAACGNDFHSPRVVRRDTSASNRKQLLKLPVGSGTNEAPSQAGRSVAKTDSLAVFLKYEHELEQLNAKAAELAAANQLTSKEQKDKSNTLSKQNSAKSLGQSTPTQLPPLTPTTVPKSPSGVIKEVVNYPPVATPLRLEPISSKPVTSMNPPAPLTPIKLESIFGPRRETALGSGGSATASLPGDYIDPKLINACDNLHVNSGISSDASSTPQQLSQSRSRSSSQSTITHERRQSGEARNLLKRKMRLGRNQFLYDASPEDADASSGCSADDEANRSSMEYDEQCWQQQQKQLLANPLPLVMPMVHNALPTFDDFDFEEFLSSFENENEDEQFPLFKDCREFLMNRSTSRQRSFQKATSTPQTTVTATQLNAQPHGLQSKIKDNHHAHRSPQDPRMPDERLQRRQSNASSASSQEEKQSRLELEKRTADEEHQQKREIFISIETEANAQGRSPISPESLRHMVGNAQTPIDVLHIENGNEPEHARFRKISDTEDAGDEPGDRSSQATNRLAPSSSGSAVAPNVQLNNAKNLIQQMQSDFRQIGENASASMRRMLIVGNDGGRGGEELRDGNSGGPIQGHAQQQHHQVKANSPLTPSPSADSDELSSLDGYPMSSSHGSRRGASSKLSSDSAYGSSNSPYSLSRQRSTELQTGSPRGQGLLRPHTASAKLSGMMDASTQAQTDYGTLKARQRLFAPDFGNNNGEGSESCSSGSDHSFAAQPNLQQQQQQQQQQQETSNYNYQQQQLQQETSNYNYQQQQQQQEAAQSPPAYNNNNNNSVPMTPTTSEHSLMSNSSTSTSKKMSNFCHECGSKFIIESAKYCMDCGIKRVAL from the exons ATGAGCAAGAAGATGTGGCAGAAGATCTTCAAATCCAAGGCGCAGAAGCCGCAGCCCTTGGCCAAGATCAACAAGCGGCACAGTCGCGTCGTCTACGAGGAGTACCAGCAGTTAGGCGATCTGCTGGCCGCCGAAAGTGGGCAGCTCTGTTTCGGCagtgaaaaggaaaacgaGATGGAAAATGCCTGTGGAAATGGAAGTGCCAGTGgcaacagcagctgcagcatcaACATTTTCGAGCAGCCGCCGCTGCAAAGTTCTTTCAACTCGCTGGAGCTTAGTGAGGCGCATCAGCTGCAGCAGCCGAGGCAGCAACAGCTGTCAACGTTTTCGCGCGTTCGCAACACATTTTCCCTGAGGAGGAACAGCAGAAAGCTGGGCACGGCCAAGCCAA CAACGAGCAGCACCACGGATCCCGAGGCGGAAGTACCGATGCGGGGCGCGGAGGACGACCCGCTGCCCCCGCCGCCACTGACCTCCGGCTCCTCCCTCCCGGTGCCGGAGTACGTCCCGGAGCAGGCCAAGCAGCTGACCCCCTGCCCCTGCTGCAGCCGCACCTTCGTCGTGGACGCCCTGCGGAAGCACGTCGTCATCTGCGAGAAGTCCTCCAAGAAGCGCAAGATCTTCGACTCCTCGAGACAACGCCGCGACGGAACCGCCCTCTCCACCTACGTGCTGCCCAAGAACTTTGGCCTGCCCAATGCTGAACGCACGGCGGGATTGCCCTCTCCTCCGACCACCAGTCGCGAGGCAATGACCACATCGGTGAATGCCGGGCCGCCAGAG CCGGTGAACTCTCCCCAGCCAGTTCGTCGAAAGTCGCAGACCGAAATGGTTCGCTCCACTGCCCGCGCCTCCCTGCGCAAGGCAGCCTCCACACTCTCCTCCAACTCAGCGACAGAGGCTCCAGCTGGGCCGCccgctgctgcggctgctcccCTGGTCCGCGAGAGATCGCTGGCCAGGCGGATCAAGGCACCGGCCTGCGACCGCTGCCCCCACTGCGAACGCACCTTCAACCCAAAGGCCTTCGACCGCCACGTGGAGTGGTGCAAGGAGAAGGCCATCCAGAACACCATTAAGTCCACCAACAGCCAGGAGACCAGCAAGGCCAAGGAGCGCCTGGAGGCCAGGAAGCAGTACAAGCCTCCCAACCTGAA GACCAAAAGATCTCTGGCCCGCGACAAGTACTCTGGCAACCACGAGGAGCTCCTGGAGGCGGGAGAGATCGCGGCACCCAAGCCCGGCATGATGTCCCTTTCGATGACCTCGTCCGTGCACAGTGACAA CACCCAAACTCAAGTTTCAAGACCCCGAACCTCGGCAGGAtctggaggaggtggaggtCGTGGCAAAGCGACCTCAGCGGCCACCCAGAACCAGGTCAGCCTGTACCACGAGGATCCACCATCCTCGCCACCTCCAAGGGAACGTGCTCTAGTGCGTCCCTCCAAGCCATCCAAGCCAGAGTCCTGCAACGAAATCGACGACACCATGGAGCGCCTGAGGACTGGAGATGCCCTCCAGTTGGCCAAACTGGACTGCGTGGAGGCGCCTGTGCTCCGACCAGCCGGACGCCGCAGGAGCGGATGCAAAGTGGACAAAATCGACAAAGAAATCAGCCTGCCCCATCTTCCCCAAGTAACCATGACtttcgacgagctcaacgGGTTGATCAAGCGCAAAG GCGGCAAGCCCATTTGCAATGTGGAGATGGACGAGCAGGAAATCGCTGGTCTGGCCTCCAAACACCACTCCTCCAAATCGCTGGTGCGACAGGCACGTCGACGTATTTGCACCAAGGAGAACCCTAATCTGGAGCTCAGAGCGTTGCAACAGGGCTCGGTGGTGTCCAAGGACGTCCAGTTCGCCTCCCTGGACTCCAGTTTGGTGCCCCTGGAGCGAATGCAACGCAAGGCTTACTCTGGATCCGAGGAGGACTCCCCGAGGGCGGAGATCCAGATCAAGCTGGAGGCCACAACCATGCGCACAGTGTGCCGACCCTCGAAGAAGTCGGGTCAGGGTGTCCAAATGATCAGCAACTCGGAACCCATGCGAGCTTTGCCCATGCCAGGACTGAAGCAGAGTCTGGAGGCCATTAACCAGTCCATGGGGCAGACGGTTCTCCCAAAACTagagctgggaaacgagcggGAGGAGTACGAAACGGAGGAGACAGATGAGCCGGATAACTACACCAGTGAACTGGAGGATGAGTACGAAGAGCAGGAGGACCCTATAGTGCGAGCTGCCAAGCTGATCGAGCTTGCCAAGTCGATGTCCAAGAGGAATCCTGGATTGGAGGAGGATATACAAAGTGAGGAAGAGGATCATGAGCAGGAGcgcgaggaggaggatgaaGAGCGGGAAGAGCCAGACCAGgaacaggagcaggaggagcgtCCACTGAAGCTGCCCCCTTTGACCAAACGGAATAGCAACGTCAGTCGCCGTCTGGTGCTCCTTGAGCAGGATGAGAATGGCACTATGTATATCAAGTCTGCTCCTAATTCCAAAGGCCGTTCGAATAG CGGCCTGGGAGACAAATACGATCCCTTCCTCTCGGCCAAGCGACAGCTGGAGGAGCTCTGCTCACCCAGCACGCCgccgccggaggaggaggtgaccaccaccaccactacTACAACTAGTACCGTCCGAACACCAAAAACACCTACGCCCAGTATAGCTATGACCACATCTTTGACCACGACAACGACTAAACCAGCGCAGATTGCCCAGAAGACCACGCCGGCCTCCAGTTTCCGACGCACTTCATCGCTAAGGGGTCCCCGTCGCACTCCGATGCTAAACAGTCGCCCCCTGTTCGCCACCAACTATCGCCCTACCATTCAGCGGGGTCTCTCCGATGAGGGACCCATCTCCACCAACTTCCTGAAACCGGAGGAGTTCGATGAGATGCCAGTAAGGGCAGCCTGTGGCAACGACTTCCACAGTCCTCGGGTGGTGCGTCGAGATACCAGTGCCTCCAACCGCAAGCAGCTGCTAAAGTTGCCAGTGGGATCTGGAACAAACGAAGCACCATCCCAGGCCGGACGCAGTGTGGCTAAGACTGACTCCCTGGCCGTGTTCCTCAAGTACGAGCACGAGCTGGAGCAGCTGAATGCCAAGGCGGCGGAGCTGGCAGCGGCCAACCAGTTGACCAGCAAGGAGCAGAAGGACAAGAGCAACACGCTGAGTAAGCAGAACTCGGCCAAGAGCCTGGGTCAGAGCACTCCCACGCAGTTGCCTCCATTGACTCCAACGACGGTGCCGAAATCGCCAAGTGGTGTGATCAAGGAGGTGGTCAACTATCCACCGGTGGCCACGCCCTTGCGACTGGAACCCATCAGTAGTAAGCCAGTGACGAGCATGAATCCTCCAGCTCCTCTCACACCCATAAAGCTGGAGAGCATATTTGGTCCCAGGAGGGAAACGGCCTTGGGTTCGGGAGGATCAGCTACAGCTTCACTTCCGGGTGACTACATAGATCCCAAGCTGATAAACGCCTGCGATAATCTGCATGTCAACAGCGGCATATCCTCGGACGCCAGCTCCACGCCCCAGCAGTTGTCCCAGAGTCGCAGCCGGAGCAGCTCTCAGTCCACCATCACGCACGAGCGCAGGCAATCCGGCGAGGCCAGGAACCTGCTGAAGCGCAAGATGCGACTGGGACGCAACCAGTTTCTGTACGACGCCTCTCCAGAGGACGCGGACGCCTCCTCGGGCTGCTCGGCGGACGACGAGGCCAACCGCTCCTCCATGGAGTACGACGAGCAAtgctggcagcagcagcagaagcagctgCTGGCCAATCCCCTGCCGCTGGTCATGCCCATGGTGCACAACGCCTTGCCCACCTTCGACGACTTCGACTTCGAGGAGTTCCTCTCCTCATTCGAGAACGAGAATGAGGACGAGCAATTCCCGCTGTTCAAGGACTGTCGCGAGTTCCTCATGAATCGCTCGACGAGCAGGCAACGCTCGTTCCAGAAAGCGACTTCGACGCCGCAGACGACAGTCACCGCCACACAGCTCAACGCACAGCCACACGGTCTCCAGTCCAAGATTAAAGACAATCACCACGCCCACAGGTCGCCACAAGATCCCAGGATGCCCGACGAGCGACTGCAGCGCCGGCAGTCGAATGCCTCGAGTGCCAGTAGCCAGGAGGAGAAGCAGAGCCGCCTTGAGTTGGAGAAGCGTACAGCCGACGAGGAGCACCAGCAGAAGCGGGAGATCTTCATCAGTATCGAGACGGAGGCCAATGCCCAGGGCCGCTCGCCCATTTCGCCGGAGTCACTGCGCCACATGGTGGGCAACGCCCAGACGCCCATCGACGTGTTGCACATCGAGAACGGAAACGAGCCGGAGCACGCCAGGTTCAGGAAGATCAGCGACACGGAGGACGCCGGAGACGAGCCCGGGGATCGGTCCAGCCAGGCCACCAACCGACTGGCCCCATCCTCGAGCGGCTCCGCAGTGGCGCCCAACGTGCAGCTGAACAACGCCAAGAACCTGATCCAGcagatgcaaagcgatttccGGCAGATTGGCGAGAACGCCAGTGCCTCCATGCGGCGCATGCTCATTGTGGGCAACGACGGCGGACGAGGGGGCGAGGAGCTCAGGGACGGAAATTCAGGGGGTCCGATTCAGGGTCATgctcagcagcagcatcatcagGTTAAGGCAAACTCCCCACTAACGCCTTCGCCCTCGGCGGACTCGGATGAGCTGAGCAGTCTGGATGGCTACCCCATGTCCTCGTCGCACGGTTCCCGCCGCGGAGCCAGCTCCAAGCTGAGCTCGGATTCGGCATATGGAAG TAGCAACTCACCTTATAGCTTGTCGCGACAGCGCTCCACGGAACTTCAAACGGGCTCACCGCGTGGTCAGGGGCTCCTGCGACCGCATACGGCCAGTGCCAAGCTGTCCGGCATGATGGACGCCTCCACGCAGGCCCAGACCGACTACGGAACCCTCAAGGCTCGCCAGCGGCTCTTTGCCCCTGACTTTGGTAACAACAATGGCGAAGGTTCCGAGTCCTGCAGCAGTGGATCAGACCACTCCTTTGCGGCGCAGCCGAATcttcagcagcaacagcagcaacagcagcagcagcaggagaccagcaactacaactaccagcagcagcagctgcagcaggagaccagcaactacaactaccagcagcagcagcaacagcaggagGCGGCCCAATCCCCACCAGCttacaacaacaataacaacaacagcgtACCGATGACACCCACCACATCCGAGCACTCCCTGATGAGCAACTCGTCCACGAGCACAAGTAAAAAGATGTCGAACTTCTGCCACGAATGTGGCTCCAAGTTCATCATTGAGAGCGCCAAGTACTGCATGGACTGCGGCATCAAGCGGGTGGCACTGTAG